AGCAGGTCACATCCACACCATCCCCAAGCACCCCGCAGGACCTGTCTCTGGCTCTCCCCACCCCGAACCCCACCCCCAATGGTAAGGACTCTGCCCCTGCCCACCTCAAACACCCCCCACCCTGGTGCCCCACGAGACCGGGAACTGCCCCTGTCCATTCTgaacacactccccccccccaaccctgggTGCCCAACAACCAGACTATGCCCCTGCCCACTCTGAACACTCTGGTGCCCCACGGGACAGGTTCTGCCCCTGCCCACTCTGAACCCAACCCACGCCCTGTGGGACCAGGCTCTAGCCCTCCCAACCCGCGGCACCCCAAGGGACCGAGCTCTGGCCCACCCCCGCCAGGTTGATCCTTACCTCGGACTCAGACTGTACAGACTGTAAGGATGTGAACACGCCATTCTCTGGAAGGAAGCTGTGGTTTCCAATCACTGCGCCCTTTTCTCGGCTGACCTTCTCCTTCAGTTGGCTGATGAAGGCAGTACTGTCCTGTGGGGGCTGCCACTGAGGGTTCGTGATGGCAAAGTGCATGAGGGAGAGTTCAGTTTTGCCATCCTCAGCCTGCTGATAGATGGAGGCCTCAGTCTTGCCTCCAGAAAACCACTGGTAGACAACAGAGTTACAATCAACACACACAAATTCATTTATAGGTAATTAAAATATTCTAATAAGGGGCATCAAACGAAAATGACATACAGTAACACATGAAGATGTTGTGGTAAATGCCTGGTTTtatgaacaggaagaggccattcagccccttgaacctgttaaacaggtgcaggagtaggccattcgcccCACTGAGTCTTACACTAATTATATATACCAGCTTTTATCCCATATCCCTTGTCTCCATTTTCAGATGGCAAAGatattgatgagggaaaagcagttatGTTTTCTACACAGGCTTCAGTAAAACCTTCCACAAGATCGCTCATGGCAGATCAGCACTTTGgggaagtcacatggtatcagggtgagctagcgagatggatacagaactagctcagtgataggaaacagagggttgcggtggaaggatgctttttggaatggagggctgtgactgttggtgttccacagggatcagtgctgggacctctgctgtttgtggtttacataaataatttggagaaaAATGTGGCTgctctaattagtaagtttgcaggtaagACAgtgattggtggagttgtgggtagtaaggaggattgtcagaggatacaggaggatgtagatcagttggaggcaatgggtagaaaagtggcagatggtatttaatctggagaatgtgaggtgatatattttgaaaggttaagtacaggtggaaattatacagtgaatggcagaacctttaggaTTATTGGtttgcaaagggatctgggtgtgcaggttcaCAGGTCACTGCTGGTGGAGGGGTCAGATGTTCAGGTGGAagggggcaagttttttacacaaaggatgGCGAGTGCCAGAGGTGGTGTGGTagcagacacagtagcagcattCATGGAGCTCCCggacaaatgcatgaataggaaggaaacaaagggatacggatcctgtaagtgaaggcagttttagtatgttgggcaaaatgtgttggtgcagtcttggagggccgaggggcctgttcctgcgctgtagtgttcttcTTTGCTTTGATAATCACTAAATAAAGTTAATTATTAACTAATTTAAAATTCACCATGTATCAATTGTTCTTTGCAGAATTTCACATTTCTACCACCTTCTGAGTAGATTGCACCATCCGAAAGGTCTGGTTTTAGTTTTACGCTTCTGCCCCAAGCAGCAGAAATTGTATCTTTCCAGTGATCCCAATCAGTTGCCCTTACGGTGGTGAATTCTGTAATGATATCAGATCTGGTACCTTCTAAATTCTGAGCAGTACAACATTCATTTACATAACATTCCCCTGTAATGTAATTCCTTGAATCCAGGTGTTGTTCTGGTGAATCTATGTTGCACGTTTTCCAAAGAAGATAACTCCTTTGTGGCCCTGCACCGGCCCCGACTCCAGCTGCCCAGGTGTCCCCCCACCAGCGGACGCACCCCCCCGGCCCAGCGGCTCAGTCACTTGTGGCCCCGCACCCGACTCCACCATCACAGCTGATCTTTTTGCAACCTGAACGACACTTTCCTATCCATCCCGCATAACCTGTGACTGACTCATTTATCAGGCGTGAATACATtctcgatgttgtggccatttcggagacatggatagagcggggacaggaatggttgttgcaggttccgggatttagatgtttcagtaagaacagagaagatggtaaaaggggcggaggtgtggcattgttggtcaaggacagtattacagttgcagaaaggatgtttggggactcgtcaactgaggtagtatgggctgaggttagaagcaagaaaggagaggtcaccctgttgaaagttttctataggcctcagaatagttccagagatgtagaggaaaggatagcaaagatgattctcaataggagtgagagagacagggtagttgtcatgggggacttccactttccaaatattgactgggaacactatagttcgagtactatagatgggtcagtttttgtccagtgtgtgcaggagggcttcctgacacagtatgtagataggccaacaaggggcgaagacaCATTAGacttggtactgggtaatgagcctggccagttgttagatttggaagtaggtgagcactttggtgatagcgatcacaattctgttatgtttactttagtgatggaaagggataggtatataccactgggcaagagttacagctgggggaaaggcaattacgatgagattaggcaagatttagggagcacaggatggggaaggaaactgcaggggatgggcacatgagaaatgtggagcttattcaaggaaaagctcctgtgtgtcctagataagtatgtacctgtcaggcagggaagaagctgtagagcacgggagccgtggtttacgaaggaggtggaatctctggtcaagaggaagaaggcggcttatgttaggatgagatgtgaaggctcagttagggcacgtgagggctacgaggtagccaggaaagacataaagagagagctcagaagagccaggaggagacatgagaagttgttggcggataggatcagggtaaaccctaaggctttctataggtatttaaagaataaaagaatgacaaaagtaagattaggcccactCAAGggtagtagtgggaagttgtgtgtggagtcagatgagataggggaagcacgaaatgaatatttttcaacagtattcactctagaaaacgacaatgttgtcaaggagaatactgagatacaggcttactagactaggtaggattgaggttcacaaggaggaggtattagaaatccttcagagggtgaagatagataagtcccctgggccggatgggatttatcctctgggaggccagggaggagattgccgagcctttggcattgatctttaactcgtcattgtctacaggaatagtgccagatgactggagaacagcaaatgtggttcccctgttaagaaggggagtagagacaaccctggtaattatagaccagtgagccatacctcagttgttggtaaagtgttggaaaaggttataagggataggatttataatcatctagaaaagaataaattgattagggatagtcagcacggttttgtgaagggaaggtcgtgcctcacaaaccttattgagttctttgagaaggtgaccaaacaggtagatgagagtaaaccggttgatgtggtgtatctggatttcagcaaggtgttcgataaggttccccacagtaggctattgtacaaaatgcagaggaatggaattgtgggagatatagcagttttgatcggaaattggcttgctgaaagaagacagagggtggtagttgatgggaaatgttcatcctggagaccaggtactagtggtgtaccgcaagggtcggtgttgggtccactgctgtttgtcattttcataaatgacctggatgagggcgtagaaggatgggttagtaaatttgcagacaacactaatgtcggtggagttgtggatagtgacgaaggatgctgtaggttgcagagagacatagataagctgcagagctgggctgagaggtggcaaatggagtttaatgcagataagtgtgaggtgatgcactttggtaagagtaaccagaaggcaaagttcagggcaaatggtaagatgcttagtagtgtagatgagcagagagatctcggtgtccatgtacacagatccttgaaagttgctacccaggttgacagggctgttaagaaggcatacagcgttttagcttttattaatagagggatcgagttccggaaccaagaggttatggtgaagctgtacaaaactctggtgcggccgcacttggactattgtgtacagttctggtcaccgcattataagaaggatgtggaagctttagaaagggtgcagaggagatttactaggatgttgcctggtatggagggaaggtcttacgaggaaaggctgagggacttgaggctgttttcattagagagaagaaggttgagaggtgacttaattgaaacatataaaataatcagagggttagatagtgtggataagtagaccctttttcctaggatggtgacggcgagcacgagggggcatagctttaaattgaggggtgaaagatataggacagatgtcagaggtagtttctttactcggagagtagtaagggaatggaacgctttgcctgcaacggtagtagattcgccaactttaggtacatttaagtcatcattggataagcatatggacgtacatggaatagtgtcggttagatgggcttgagattggtatgacaggtcggcacaacatcgagggccgaagggcttgtactgtgctgtaatgttttatgttctatgttctaattatccCCTAGCATCCACTGCTCCTGGGGGAGGAAAAATCTATCAAGGACCAACACTGGGCATCACTTACCGCAGGGTGTCCATGCTGCCGCACATCCATCTGGGCGAAGGAGCAGGTatccccaacacccacaacctccactGTGAAGTTACGGAAGAAATCGATGATCTCGAGGGACTTGCGCCTTAAGCAGAAGATGAGGATGAAAGGGGTGATGATGGGGCTCAGCAGTTCCTCAAGGATGAAGACCTGTGGACGGAAGCAGGTTCACTGCAGGAGAGTGCCAGCTCCTTGGACAGAAAGTCCCTCGCCCATACAACCTGAGAGATGGATGACCTTCTCCTTCACTGGTCTAGTGGATGATAACAGAGCTCCGAGAACCCAGCACATTATACAAAGGACCCATGTCTCCACAACAGACCCCCACATCACAATTCCCAATAAATGCCCCTCCTACTAACAGGACCACCCCCCACATCCCCGCACAGGACCCCACGCGTTCCCGCACTGACCCTCCCCCACCTCCGTTGCCCACACTGACTCACTCTCCACCTGACCTGTGTGATCCTTACCGCTTTGTATTGAAAGAGCTGAGCAAACTCATCACGGGTCTCATATCGATTGGCTGCCCCTTGCCAGTGGTCAGGCATGTAGTGGATGTGGGACAGAATGACCCGGAGTAATTGTTCCGGGCAGAACACCACATGTTTGTCCGGAATAAAACACCTGGAAACAGTAAGATGGTTCACATCACAAGAACAGAAATCAACAGCAGAGTAAACTgtgcgctccctcagcgctgaccccccccccctccactgacagcaCGCCGCTCCCACAGCGCCGAcacccccctccaccgacagctCGCTGATGCCTCAGTGCCGACCCCCCCGACAAACAGCGTGCCGCACCCTCAGTGTGGAcccgccccacactccccaccgaCAGCGTGCCGCTGCCTCAGCGCCGATCCTCCCCTCCACCGACAGCGCACTGCCGCCTCAGCGCTGATCCCATCCAACGACAGCGTGCTGCACCCTCAGTGCCATCCCcctgcaggattcaaacccaggtcccagaacgttacctgggtctctggattaacagtccagtaataacaccactgggccatcaccttaATTGCAGGGGAAGAATGAATAGGAAATCCcaaagaaacctataaaattctaacaagactagacagggtaaacaacagaaggatgtttccaatgatCAGGGAGGCCAGAACCAGGGGCCATACTGTAggataagggataggccatttaggattgaggtgaggagaaatgccttcagTGGAGCTTATTCCCACAAAAAGCAGctaagaccaaaacattgaatactcTCAAGATGGAGTTAAAAAtattcttaggactaaaggggccaaagggtatgaggagaaagcagaaacagggggtggggttgcatgatcagccatgatcatcctGAATGCCATGGGCAGCCTCAAAAGGAATAAATTGCCTACCCCAGTTCCTATTTTTGATGTTTCTGAATCATATTAGACTCAGAATATTAATTCTGACTTTCTGTCAGTGATGCTGCAAGCCTTGCTGGAGTTTCtcgagcactttctgttttatttctaatTTGTGAGCTAAGAGATTCCTCCTTCAGGGTCCCTCAGTGCCTTTTCTTTCCATATTCCCTGCCAGTATCTCCCAGAATGTGTGCGAGTGCGCGAGGCCCTCAGTCCAGGATTCTCACCTACACACAGTAATACAGAGACCGAGCAGAGTGATTGTGGTCAGCACATGCTCTACAGCCAGAACATCTTCGTCATACACAGTTAGAGTGATGAGCACAGCcaggatggagccagcaaagaaGGCCAGGTTTTTAGCCAGGACGCTGAGCAATGGTGACAGGAAGCAGTTCATGTATTTGGAGGCAGCCTTATAGCCCTTGCTGAGCCTGGACTGTAGCTCATGGTCCAGCTCATTGAAATGTCGCAGGTAACACCGGCCATACAGTGACCAGCACCGAGCCCCTAAGCTGCCAGGCTCCCGCTTGATGACCTCTGTGTAGCTGAAGAAAGCGTACAGAATCTGCCAGATCAGGATAATAGGGCAGAGGAGCAAGTTGGTGATTCCAATCCACAGAATCCGCGTGCTGAGCTTCTGTGCCAGCTCCAACCGATTGCCTGCTCGTTTGTACTCTGGCTTCAAACTCCATTCATTCTGGAAGAGCGAGCCAGGGCCCCACAGAAAGATCAGTTCAAAGTTATACTTCAAACCCCTGGTGTAGAAAACCACCTCGCCCAGGAAGGGAACGTGAAAACGGATTGGCAGCAGAGATTTGTTAATCATGGCCACAGTGTAGTTTTTGAAACGCAGGATACGATGGTAGATGTCCAATTCACTCAGCTCCCTCTTGTGGATGCAGATTTGATGTTCTTTCTGAATGTGGATGATCCGTGCTTGAACCTCCTGCCAGCTACAGTATGGGAGCTGGGCCTGAAGACACAGAACCACAACATGAGCTCACACTGCTACAGTCCAGCTCCAACACTATCCCCAAAAACACCATGTTATTAGACTCATTCAGCACTCAACACCCACCCACCAAACCCACACTTTTCTTAAACACCCTTCACCCCAAAACACTCTACCTGAAGGAAGTATGCATCTCTGTCAAGTTCCAAAAGGTTTTTTGGTGTTATAATTGATAAGTTACCCAATTTGCATCGATTGCTGTCGCGCAATAAACTCTCATGTTAAAGACAAGTGCTAATTATGTTTGCATTCATGTACAGCTTATCTCCTACAAttggttaaaaactgaaagaactgtggatactgtaaatcaggaacaaaaacaaagttgctagagaaactcaggtcCGGCAACAgaaggatctgaggaagggtcacccgacccagaacgttaactctgattttctccctttaagatgctgccagacctgctgagcttttccagcaaccctGTTTTTGTTCTCTACGATTAGTATTTAGACCAGCTGCAGACCAAGAGGAGTAGAAAACTACTCTAACCAGCCTTGACCAGTTCTGCAAACTGGCAGGGATGACAAATACCACACAGTGTCATCAGCAGTAACCTGGGCAATATCATAACCTCCAGCAGCACTTGGCAAACATCCAGAACAGAATATACCCACTGATTGACAGCCAATCACTAACTTACCACTCCCCAGCTTCGAAACCCATGCTCTCAgctcaccactgatgctcaatagcaaGTGAGTaccatagcaccttccaaaccctcaaccacttccatccacaaagacaagggcagcagatacatgggaacaccagcccctccaagtcactcactattatgatttagaaatatattgccatttctttgctgtcgctgggttaaaatcctggaactccctccgaGGACACTGTGGATCAACCTACAATGTCCATGGACTCCAGAGATTCAAAGTGGGCCGGAAATGCTGgccacatttttaaaatgcatttggtcAGTGTAAGCTGCATTAAACCACCTCCACACAACAGAAAATTGATCAATGTCAGTGACTCAGTTGCAGCTATAGCTCAGAGGGCATATCGAACCCAACTCCAGAAAATGAAGCTCCACACTCAGCTGTTTTTACTTTAACCCCAAGGAAAGAGGAATGAGGAGTTGGGAAGAGTCAAAGTGAGCAGTAACATACCATTGGTATCTTCAAAGCATTCTTGTAAAATGCGCAAATTTCCCAGTAACAGCAGATGTTGTAGATGAACTTAACCAACCGATGAATCCAAAAGACACCAGCAATCATCAGGATGAAGATGATCAGCACGTTCTGTCGGATCCTAAAAAAGTCGAACCCATAACGTGAAAGCTAGCCCCATCATAGCGGCATGGTGCTTTACTGGCACTCTACCCAGCAACCTCAACCTTCCCCATCGCACTCCTCGACCTGACCCAACCCAACCTACCCCATCACTCGCATCCGCTTCCCCATTCCATGTCCTGCCCATCCACCAAAGCCTGTCACCTTCCCCAttcctccacccccatccccttccccaaTACCCCGTCTCCTCCATCCCCACTCcctcctctcccaccctcactTTGTCCTCCCTCATCCACATCTACCCCCTTCCCTGAAGGCACtgccagcagtgtgtaccattgcaagatgccctgcagaaattcaccaaggctccatcCACTGGTGCCACAtccaaattctggaactcccacCCTAAAAGCACTGTGGCTGATCCTACATCACGAGGGCTGCGGTAGTTTGAGAACACACTACCACCTTTCTTTGTAAATACAGACTGTTCAAACTAGCAAAGCCCACATTTATTTGAAAGAGTTTACAAAATACCCAAATCACTGTGGCAGGGAGTTGTTGAAGTGAATGGCATAGATACATTGAAAGGGACATGTCACTCTGCCCCAAAAACCCCATCTCCACAATCCTTACTGAGCAGTGCAGACACATGGGGGCAGAAAGGCGTCTGGCAGTGTCACTTTGATCAGCTGGTTTTCACGATGCGTATTGTTCACCAGCTTGTTAGCAAAAAGGATGTCGTAATCAACACAACTGACCAGAAACGTGGTGAAAGTGACGACGAAAACAAACTGCCTGCAGAAATCAAGATGGGGAGACAGAGATTACTATCAATGAGGAATCAAGCAGGGACTACACGGGTTTAATAAAGATGAAAGTTCCCTCTACACTTTTAAATTGAAAGTATTAAGTTCTATCAACACTGTCCCCataaaacactcccagggcagagACTGCATGTGGTTAGAAACAGAGTACAGCTCCCTCTGTTCTTTACCACTGAAAGCAAAGCTCTGTTGACACTGACTTCttcaaacactcccaagacagGTACATGGGGTTAGATAAAGTAAAATTCTCTCTACTCTTCTACACAAAGCAAAGGCTTCCTCAATACTGTCCCCTTTAAACACCTTCAGGACAGTGGCAACAAGGGCCAAATACAGTGCAAAGCTCCCTCCATTGTCCccaaacacttccaggacagaGTCAGCACAAAGTTAGCTACAGAGTATGGCTTTCTCTACACTGTCTCACGCCAAGCCAGGAACAGCATGAAGTTAGATACAAATCCCTCTGCGCTGGGTTTGATCCTACGAGAATGTAGTTAATACCAAAGAATACATACACCAATTCGAACATTTCAGACAGCAGCATACAGAGGAAGCCATTCTTCTGGTGTAAGTGATAGACGTATTATGTAGTTAAGGAAAGGTGAGCAACTTcaaattccaaacagcagaaggaGCAAACAACTCAACACAGACTCAGGCAGCCCAATTTACACATAGGAAATGTAATAGCAATGTTAATCAGTGTCGCACACTGAACATTTCAGCTACTGTCAACAAAGTTGACTCAATGGGAAagagggccttttctgcactcttaTTACTCTGACACCATCATGCACACGCTATTTCCCCAGGGAGAGCAGACTAAGAttcaccagtcagtgtacagttaTCTCTGTGGCAGAGGGAGGCAGGGTCAGAGGACTGAGCAACGTCAGTCAGTGCGCAGAGACCCCCTGGGAGAGGGGATACTGAGACACaccagtgtacagatatctccttgAGAGGGAGAGGACTGAGAGGGAAGTCAACATGCATCAATTTTCAGGAGCCTCATTTCCTTGTTCAGTGCCACTGAAGGGAACAAGCAGATAACTGTTGGGAGCTCAACCATATTGTCTCCAAGATGCAACAGGCTTGGAACAATTCATAAAGGATATTCTGGAGAAGAACAAATCCAGGTTTTCAATGTGATGCCATGGAGCTACGGAGAAGTAAACAAAAAGATTAGAGATTACTTAAAGCACCTTTTCCTCATTATCAGCCAGACTCCCAGTGAACTTGAAACTGATTGAATCAGCCTAGAGGACAAGATAAGATTACATGCTGTTTAGAGGGCAAGGGACAATGTTTAAATTTCTGAGCGGTCAAGGTGCCCCACATGCGTTTTGGAGCCAAGTCTGTTTCTGAGAACAACAATGACTGAAGTCACGTTAGGCAAAGTAAACATCAAAAATGGGCATAAAAGTGAGAGATCAATTGGAGTATTTGTAACTGACAGCCGGGACATTCTACtacaaaaaacaaaaatgagaattacATCACTAGGAAGTGGTGACATGGACAAATAGAGGGGGTTTTGAGTTCACAtgacatttaaaacaaatatcTTGCATAGAAAAAGCCAGAAAACATGAATGAAATCCTGTTTTTACAGTTAGTATAGAACCTAAAAGCAATGATGGGCTAGCGATTAAGTCCAGAGTTGGGAAGGGTTAAGTGTTGATCTTGGCAGGAAGGATACTTAGCTGAGAAGGTGGAGGGGAAAAACACAGAATAATGGGAATGCTACCTGCTATGAGGAAATACAGATGCAGGAAAGCACTTGAGAACTGGGCCCTTATCATGGAAACATGATTTGAAAGGGATGTTTAAAGATTTAATGAACAGTGTGGATCAAATTGGAGAAGAGGACATTTATTAGAGAATAATGCTCCCAATGGTAATAtattcatgggataaggggaaCAGATTTAAGGttcttggatacagaattggctggcc
The window above is part of the Stegostoma tigrinum isolate sSteTig4 chromosome 7, sSteTig4.hap1, whole genome shotgun sequence genome. Proteins encoded here:
- the atg9a gene encoding autophagy-related protein 9A isoform X1; protein product: MIAGVFWIHRLVKFIYNICCYWEICAFYKNALKIPMAQLPYCSWQEVQARIIHIQKEHQICIHKRELSELDIYHRILRFKNYTVAMINKSLLPIRFHVPFLGEVVFYTRGLKYNFELIFLWGPGSLFQNEWSLKPEYKRAGNRLELAQKLSTRILWIGITNLLLCPIILIWQILYAFFSYTEVIKREPGSLGARCWSLYGRCYLRHFNELDHELQSRLSKGYKAASKYMNCFLSPLLSVLAKNLAFFAGSILAVLITLTVYDEDVLAVEHVLTTITLLGLCITVCRCFIPDKHVVFCPEQLLRVILSHIHYMPDHWQGAANRYETRDEFAQLFQYKAVFILEELLSPIITPFILIFCLRRKSLEIIDFFRNFTVEVVGVGDTCSFAQMDVRQHGHPAWFSGGKTEASIYQQAEDGKTELSLMHFAITNPQWQPPQDSTAFISQLKEKVSREKGAVIGNHSFLPENGVFTSLQSVQSESEPHSLITNLIAGPPSLVFQRGRDGPLDPASSLRSFSPGQNVPGSLHTSLLRNKTGRHTAGSGPDMKMMSSGSSAWEGQLQSMVLSEYASTEMSLHALYMHELHKQQMQGEPSRHVWHRQDSDDSGESGVEEAELRRPSLMTIPRSSTYPVTTSRTLDLREEPTGLLHTVHRRYGGISSSTEPQRPFSQQPMGGWTESSPPQHPAPVPEEGLEDELPPQMHQV
- the atg9a gene encoding autophagy-related protein 9A isoform X2, with the translated sequence MAAFTTEYQRLQSSYTDSPPGEEDLLVHVADGGKSPWHHIENLDLFFSRVYHLHQKNGFLCMLLSEMFELVQFVFVVTFTTFLVSCVDYDILFANKLVNNTHRENQLIKVTLPDAFLPPCVCTAQIRQNVLIIFILMIAGVFWIHRLVKFIYNICCYWEICAFYKNALKIPMAQLPYCSWQEVQARIIHIQKEHQICIHKRELSELDIYHRILRFKNYTVAMINKSLLPIRFHVPFLGEVVFYTRGLKYNFELIFLWGPGSLFQNEWSLKPEYKRAGNRLELAQKLSTRILWIGITNLLLCPIILIWQILYAFFSYTEVIKREPGSLGARCWSLYGRCYLRHFNELDHELQSRLSKGYKAASKYMNCFLSPLLSVLAKNLAFFAGSILAVLITLTVYDEDVLAVEHVLTTITLLGLCITVCRCFIPDKHVVFCPEQLLRVILSHIHYMPDHWQGAANRYETRDEFAQLFQYKAVFILEELLSPIITPFILIFCLRRKSLEIIDFFRNFTVEVVGVGDTCSFAQMDVRQHGHPAWFSGGKTEASIYQQAEDGKTELSLMHFAITNPQWQPPQDSTAFISQLKEKVSREKGAVIGNHSFLPENGVFTSLQSVQSESEPHSLITNLIAGPPSLVFQRGRDGPLDPASSLRSFSPGQNVPGSLHTSLLRNKTGRHTAGSGPDMKMMSSGSSAWEGQLQSMVLSEYASTEMSLHALYMHELHKQQMQGEPSRHVWHRQDSDDSGESGVEEAELRRPSLMTIPRSSTYPVTTSRTLDLREEPTGLLHTVHRRYGGISSSTEPQRPFSQQPMGGWTESSPPQHPAPVPEEGLEDELPPQMHQV